Within the Clostridium scatologenes genome, the region CAAGGTTGCATTTATACAGCAGGGAAAAATAATTAAGGTTGAAAGCTTAAAGAAAAGTGAAAAAGATACTGCACTTGTTGCTTTTGTAACAAGTAAATTAGAAGAATTAAAGAAATTTTTTAATGATAAAAATTTGGAATATAAAGTATTAAGTGAAGATAAAATTGAAGCTCAGTTAAAGCTTAAGGAACTAGAAAATTTAGTTTCAAGTATAGGCAAAGAAAACATACCGCTTAGAGGTGTATATGAGATAAAAGAAAGCTTAGAAGAAAAATACTTAAAAACTATGGGGGTAGAGAAAAATGCATAAGTTATTGAAAATGTCCTGGCTTAATGTTAAAAATACAGCATATTCAAAAGAGTTTTTGTTAGGAATAATTGCAGCTTTTGCTTATTCCATGTTATGGATTTGTTTTGTACAGCCACCATTATATGGACTTGAGGGTTATGGTTTTGAATTTGGACGTTTTTTATATGTAATGATATTGTATGCAGCAGTTTCAATTTTAAGAAATGATATAAAATCTAATTGCATTAAAACTGTTTTTACAGGGGTTTTTAGTAGAACGGAAATAATGATTTCAAAATCAATAGGTTTAATTATATGGGGAATTATTTTCTCTATAATAGTTGAAGTGAATAATATATTAGCATCGATTATTTTGTATAAGAAGATAGGAATCAATGGCTTTTTAGCATTTAATCATCTACAACTATTTATCACTTACATTGTTATAGC harbors:
- a CDS encoding ABC transporter permease, producing the protein MHKLLKMSWLNVKNTAYSKEFLLGIIAAFAYSMLWICFVQPPLYGLEGYGFEFGRFLYVMILYAAVSILRNDIKSNCIKTVFTGVFSRTEIMISKSIGLIIWGIIFSIIVEVNNILASIILYKKIGINGFLAFNHLQLFITYIVIAFSMGALMLLIISIIFNESKFILFFIVILSLVNFYSSFISVAIGNHPELINKFSTYMKTPFYNTIALMQGYFTMQSVLINVIWAVIFCALATLIINKREIN